CTCCGGATAATTGTGCGGGGGCAATACAGCAATGGCGCGTTCTCGACATGAGGATGCGACAGGCGGTTCGGCCGGCCGCTGGATCCGTGGGATTGATTTCTTTTGGATTTCAGCCAAGGCAAAAACGGTTGCGGGCATAAACATCATGTCACAGCTTCCAGTGGCAGTACAAGCTTACGACCTGCTTGGAGGATCTTCCCAGAGTCTTTTAGCCGTTTCATTACACGAGTAATACTGACGCGATGCGCTCCGATCAGAAAACCCAAATCTTCATGCGTTAACGGAAACTGAATAACATAACCCTCTTCTTTTTTCTCGCCATGCTCCCGGGCGACATTGAGCAGGACACTGTAAAGTCTTTCTTCCAAGTGAGTTTGGGACATGGCCCCGACCCGATCAGTTAACTGAGCGATACGACCACTCAAGTTCTTAATGACCTGGAGACCGATATTGGGATATTCAAGAACCAATTTTTCAAAACGATCTTTTGTAAAGCTGCACACCAATGTCTCCTCCATACTCCACGCACTCACAGGATAGTTGAAATCATCGTTAAATATATACTCCCCCAAAAAATCGCCAGGCTTCCTTATATCCAGAGTTAATTCCGTACCATCCTCTAAGAGTTTGCTCAATTTTACGCGACCGGCTTTGATCAACGAAATCTGTTTCGCTGTATCGCCTTGCATAAAAACTGATTGGCCTGCTTGATATTTTTGACGCAACGCCTCTCGAACGACCGCTTCCACTTCCGCCTGGCGCAGTCCATCAAAAACCCAAAGCTGCCCGATGCATATTTGCGACCATTCACTACCCTTTGGTTTTAGCTTTTCACATAGGCAACTCATAGGAACTGACTCCTTCCAGCAATTTTCTAATTCCCTGGGCTGTCGTGGCAAAAATAGTCCATTTCAGATAGCCGAAGGAACCCTGCCATTTGTAGGTTAGTTTCATTCCAGCAACCTATTTAACATATTATCAAAATGATCCAAGTTCAAGTTCATGAATTCAATGGGGACCTGTACCAAGTCGAAAAATTCGAGTATTTCATCCTCTGTCAAGGAATTAACTCCGGAATCCAGCACAAGAATCCGTTCATATCTTCCAAGATTCATACGAAAATCCACCTCATTCCATCCGAAGAATCGTTTCATATTTGCAGGCCAAACTCTCACCCATGTAGGTGTCATAAGCATCGTGTTATTTTGTTCCAATTCTATTGATTTCTCTTCTCCGAGGAAGGCTGACAAACAGTTTTTTGTAGGTATAATATGCACGCCCTTACTGTCGGCTATGGACTTAATTTGTGGAAGGCACCCATTACCGTACAATATCTTGACATCCACCTTTCCAATATTTTTGGCAATATCGATAGCAGATGATAGCTCACTTTCAAGCAATTTAAGATCGGAATGAAGTCCGGCGT
The DNA window shown above is from Desulfatirhabdium butyrativorans DSM 18734 and carries:
- a CDS encoding DUF1638 domain-containing protein is translated as MKADKVLIACGIFKDEINFLLERKRGLAGFKVIWLDAGLHSDLKLLESELSSAIDIAKNIGKVDVKILYGNGCLPQIKSIADSKGVHIIPTKNCLSAFLGEEKSIELEQNNTMLMTPTWVRVWPANMKRFFGWNEVDFRMNLGRYERILVLDSGVNSLTEDEILEFFDLVQVPIEFMNLNLDHFDNMLNRLLE
- a CDS encoding Crp/Fnr family transcriptional regulator, yielding MSCLCEKLKPKGSEWSQICIGQLWVFDGLRQAEVEAVVREALRQKYQAGQSVFMQGDTAKQISLIKAGRVKLSKLLEDGTELTLDIRKPGDFLGEYIFNDDFNYPVSAWSMEETLVCSFTKDRFEKLVLEYPNIGLQVIKNLSGRIAQLTDRVGAMSQTHLEERLYSVLLNVAREHGEKKEEGYVIQFPLTHEDLGFLIGAHRVSITRVMKRLKDSGKILQAGRKLVLPLEAVT